The DNA sequence CCCATAACAACTTGCTAAAATCTTTCAATGGCCAGCTTGGATACTGGCTGGACCTTTGCCAGGCAGCCCATAAATGACTGCCGGGAATGGCAAAAAAGGTGCCGTTTTCAGATGTCATATCAACCGTTGGAATCCAGGCATACGTTGTAGTACCCTTATATTCATCGATTATGGAACAGTCCTGATGAGGTGCGAACCAGCAACCTTTATTCTTCACAATAATCCCGCCTCCGAAATCATATCTGCACAGATTCTCATCCAATACATCCTTAAAGATATCCTTGCTTACATCGTTTACCACATTTATCGCAATCGTATGCGCCTCCTGCCCGAAAGCTATTGTCGTCTGCAGCTTGTCAGATTCAAAATAGCCCGGCAACGCCTTTATCTTTTCAAACGCGTCTTCCACTTTACGGATATTTTCATCCGACACAATACTTTTGATTATTGTGTAGCCGTTCCTTACATATTCATCCCTGTTTTTCCCGTTTATGATGTATAAGGGATTTATCTTTCGTTCCTGACCGACAAAATCAGATTTTGTTTCTTTCTTAAAGAGATTAAATAAGTTTAGCATAATTTAAATTTTTAATAAATTCTCAATGTCATTTTTAGATACCGGATTAATAAAATTATAATCACCGGTGGTATATTTATAATTCCTTAAGGTACTCACCTTGCCGCCATCTAACCAACAGTCATTGTCAATATCATATTTAATAAATTTTTTATCCTTTAACAGGTATTCTACTTTAGAATGATTTTTTGGGAGCAGTGCTCCGGCTAAAGAAATCCTGTCTTCGCTGGTTTTATTCATAGAAGAAGCATGTATGATAGAAGTCTCAAAACAGATGACATCGCCTTTATTGACAACCAGAGGAATCATTTTTTCCCAAAGATACATATATTGCTTACGGAATGCCCAGGGGATATGCTGTGACCTATAAAAATTCCCCCACAGATGACTTTTGGGCAATACATACAGGGGCCGTTTTCCATGGTTATGTTGCATAAAGGAATCCAGATAAAAACACCATATCCCACCGTTTCGTCAATGACCGCACTATCCTGATGCGGATGCAGTACGCTGTCTTTTCCGGGCGGTTTTATAAAAAATGTACCGCCATCGCCCAAATCACAATTAGATGTATTGGAAAACCTGGCCGCAACCGCTGACATAAACTTCTTAATAAATTCAAATATTAAAGTCTGTGTCTGTTTACATTCAAAATTCCCTGCACTCTCAAATTTCTTATCTACCTTATAGGATGGGAGTGATTTTATTTTCTCAAAAAATGTCCGTGCCTCATTGAGCTCATCCTCATTGATAATGTCTTTGATTACGACATAGCCATTTTCTTCAAAAAAATCTTGTGTAGCTGAATCTAAAAAATAAGCAGGTGTAAAATTTCTTTGGACAGGTTTTATCGTATGTTTTTTAATGAAGAACATGCCTTATTATTAATTGCCGCCGACTATATCAATAAAGTTTGATTTCGATATATAATGACTATACCTAATTTTCTCAATCACAGCTGGATGGTAACGTTCGGGTACGATGTCCGGAATGCCATAATGCCCTTCCAGCCAGAAACTTTCATCAACCGTATATTTTTCAATATACTTATTGTTGTTGTTTATGCGCTGATAGTGAATTAGTGGAAAGTTTTTAGATGCAATGCCTGTATTCATGGCAATTCTCGTATCATTTGTAAAATTTGGCAGTGAAGCGTGAACCAAAGAATTATCAAATAACACCAAATCCCCCTTATTTAAATGGATCGGTATCATGAATTTTAGGATTTCATCCCGCAGGTTTTTAAGAGGGGGATTCGCTTTGATCATGCGTCCGCTGCCACCTGAACCATTTATGGCTTTTAGGCAAAACCAGCAAAGCGCCGTTTTTTATCGTTAATATCTGTTGTCGGTATCCATGCAAAAACGGTAGATGCCTGCAGTTCATCAACTAATGGGATATCCTGATGGGCATAAAATTCTTTTTTATCCTTATTGAACTTTATAACCAGAACATTCAGCAAATCATGATATATCTTATCAGTGAAAAATATCTTATCCAGGATATCCTGATTCACCTTCCGCAGATCCTGGTGTATGTGCTTTTGAATATCAAACCCATAATTGGCAGATGTGATAAAACCATCCACCTCATAAAAATTTTCATGAGCGGATAGTTTTTTATAGGACTCTAGAATGACATCTATCGAATCCATGTCTACAACATTTCTTAAAACGACATAGCCATTTTCAGATATAAAATCCCGGTCATCCGGATTTTTAAAATAATCGTATCTTAAATCTACGGCAGCAGGCGAATAGTGATGGAAGATGTTCGCGATTCGGTCTTTAAGTCCCAACATACTCAAAAGTACTAAAAAATAATGAGATTACAATCCCCAACCGGATACTTTAAAAATTTATACAAACCGGCGCTTCGCCACTATTCACTAGTTAGAAGTGTTAAAAATCTAATAGGATAAATCCTAAGCAATTGGGGAAATGAGATACTAACAATATTTTATACTGATAATGTGTTACATTTAGTATGAGTATCCTGTTCCCGGTGCGTATTCATTATTTGAATTTAGATTTTTTGAGTACATTGCAGTGTAAAAACAGACCGTTACCTGACTTAAATAAATGATGGACAAATACAAGAACATAAAGATAATTAACAGTTTATATGTATCTATTTTATTTATTTCTGGCATTTATTTTGGAAAAATCCGCTCCGAACTTTTTGATGGTGCCGATAGATTGTATGAAGCCATCGCCTTTAAACACAATTTTTTCGGGCACTATCGTTTTTCTACGGCCATCAATGGAATCCTGCCGTGGATAATCGCGCATTTGGATGGTAGCCCGCAGTGGATACTATATGGGTTTCGTCGTATTATTGCTGTATCTGAAACTATATCAAAAAAACGATTATCCATTAGTAAAAATATTCTCTTTGCTGGGAATTGCCTTCCTGCTAAAAATAGTCTTATTTTCATCAGGCTACGAAAAAGGGATCATACTCAGGATCTTAGAATTTAAAAACAGGCTCGGCAGCCTTTTCCATTCTCCTTTAATCCTTACTTTCCTCAAAAGTCTTTATACCATCAATATTGTCGTGACTTTTGTATTTCTGATCACTTCTTATATACTTATAAAACTAAGACACGCAAAGCTGTTGTTTCTTATTGCAGTGCATATATTGCTGACACTACTGTATATCACCTTTTTCTTTCCCGAATATCCTTATACTTTTGGGCCGGAAGGCTATATAAAAGGGGCAAACATACTGTTATCCATAGCTTTCATGGACTATTTCTTATACAATGCGGATTTTTCAGAAATGAGAAGGAATACCGTCTTAGGCATTACGTATATTTCTACTTTTATCATCATCCTGCTAAATGGGGTAAATTATAAGATCTATTTTAATAATCTGAAGGTTATAGCAAACAACATTGACAAGAACACCATATATGTATCTGCTGATGCTGAAAACCTGGAACATTATTATATCTTACATCGGCATTCTGCCCTCATAAACTCTACAGAAAATGGTAAGTGCTGCTATTTTCAATACGTGAATGATTCCTCAGACTATATCAACCCTGTAATGGCTAATGATATAAAAAATGGTAAATTATGTTTTGGAGACATGCCAATCATAACTGCTCCGGATATGGAAACCAAAAGGGTGTTAGACAATCAGTTTTTTTTAATCTTCGACTTAACCAATTTAAAAACAAGGTTTCGTTTCAAGGAATACATGTACCATAATATAAAAGATACTAAAAGTAAAAAAGGATGAAGGTAACTTTCTTAGGCATAGGAACCAGACAATTAGGCATCAGTCAATTAGCCGCTGTTGTAAGAAAAGAAGGACATATTCCAAGTGTTGCATTCAGCGCCCAGTTATTTAACGACAGGTTTGTATTACAATTCCCATCAATTGCCAAATATTTTGATGATACCCAGGATGCTATTGATAAAATAAAAGAAATCAATCCGGATGTGATAGCCTTCGGCGCATTGACATCGACCTACCAGTGGGGATTAGACGTCATTAATGCAGCAAAAGAATTCAACCCTGCAGTCAAAGTTATCTTTGGCGGCGTGCATGCCTCCGCAGTTCCTGACTTGCTGATCAAGCAGCCTAATATCGACTATGTCGTGATAGGTGAGGGTGATGCTGCCCTGCCATCCATTTTGAAGGCCCTAGAAACCAACAACGATACCGATCCCATCATTAATACAATCTATAAAGACAGAAATGGCAAGATAATCAGGGGTAAACGTGGCGCTTTCATCCAGAATCTGGATGAAATCCCCTTTCCGGACAACAGTATCTGGGACGATTATGTCCGGCTGGGAGACAAGTACATAACGATGGCAACAAGAGGATGCCCTTACAGGTGTTCATTTTGTTTTAATAACTTTTTTGCTAAACTGCCTGAAGAAGAACCCGGAAAATATGTCAGGTTAAGAAGTGTAGATCATGTGATTGCAGAGCTGAAATATGCAAAAGAACGGTATAACATCAGGATCATTGACTTCGAAGATGATGTCTTCGGCACGCAAAAGAAATGGCTGGTAGAGTTTTGTGAAAAATACAAAAAGGAAATTAACCTGCCTTTTATGCTCCTGACCCATCCTAAATTCATGGATGACGAAACAGGCAGGCTGCTTGCTGAAGCCGGGTGTAAAAAAATACAGATGGGCATACAGAGCATGGATGAATCTTTTAAGAAAGACTCCCTGCTGAGATACGAAAAAACGGAAGATATAGAGAATGCGTTAAAGGTAATGCACAAATACAACATAAAAGTCAATGTAGATCACATGTTTGGCTTACCTCACGAACCCATCTCTGCACAGGAAGCTGCCTTAAACCTTTATGCCAATAACCATATCAACAGGATTCAGACATTCTGGACATGTTTTCTACCAGGCACCCAGTTAATGGACGAAGCAATAGCAGAAGGGGTATTGAATCAACAACAGATTGATGACATAAACGAAGGACGGGAGTTTTATTTTTACAGAAACGTCCAGAATGTAAAGGACATATCATTACAAAACCTATATCACGCTTATGAGTTTATCTTCAAGATCATGCCGATTCTTCCATTCTTTATCAGGAGAAGGATAAAACCTAAACATGTTTTATGGATTCCCAAGCCTTTAAAAGCCATTGTAATTTTTTCTTTGACATGGCGATTGGGCTGGGTAGCTTTCAGCCTGATTTCATTGCTTACTTCAACCATAACGTATTTCACATTACCAGGTATTTTCTAAAAAGAATCGGAATCAATATCCTTGCTACAAAACCAAAAAAAGACGAAAATATCATCACCTGCTTTAATGATTATCGTGAAAGCAAAAGGGCGAAAGAGAGCAAAAACTTACAGCACCAGGATTAGGTAAATGAAGATGCCTTGCAAAAAATCAAGGGGTAAATAGTATTTCTACAGAATACCTGTTCTTATGGTTCGTCAGCCCGTTAATTTTACAAATAGTTAAATTATAACTGCTTGCATATTGCTCAAAAAAGGGATAATCCACCTGTAATTTACGCTCACGTCTGTTGATCACCGTTTCCTTAAGGTACTTAGCAATAAATTTTAAATACCTGAACAAATATTTTCTTTTTACTGCATCAAACAGTATTTCAATAAAATCCATAAGCATTCTGTGGCGTAAAGGGATAATATCAGCAATCAAAACCCGCACCGCTCTCCTCTTCTTTTGGGCTGACAATCTGAATATATCTAAATATTCAGTAAGCTGGTCCAGTGATCGGAAGTACTGTATGACACTGAGTGTAATCACCTGATTAATATCCTCTGAACTCAACAACTCTATGAGATCATGAAAGCCTGTAATTTGCTGTACAGACACATTGCTTTCGTTTTGGAACAGGTGTTTACATTTTTCTACATAGATGGATGAAGCATCAATGCCTATTATTTTCTTACAATCGTCTTTAAGAAGCTGAATAAGGACACCCGGTCCGCAGCCATAATCTAAAAGAACATCTGCACTTGTATGGGGATATCTTTTACGAAAATTTTCATAGAAAACTTCAGTAGTCAGACCCATTACTTCATCAAATTCCGGATTTTCCTTATTCCAGTAATCATTCCAGCTGTTATACTTATCCATTTTAACCCTCATAAAGATATTCGAATGAAAGGAAGATTGTGCTATCATGAAAACAAAATAGGCATTAGTTATTCAACTTATCACCTGCGGATAGATGCTTTTCAAAAGTATAAC is a window from the Sphingobacteriales bacterium genome containing:
- a CDS encoding phytanoyl-CoA dioxygenase family protein, producing the protein MLNLFNLFKKETKSDFVGQERKINPLYIINGKNRDEYVRNGYTIIKSIVSDENIRKVEDAFEKIKALPGYFESDKLQTTIAFGQEAHTIAINVVNDVSKDIFKDVLDENLCRYDFGGGIIVKNKGCWFAPHQDCSIIDEYKGTTTYAWIPTVDMTSENGTFFAIPGSHLWAAWQRSSQYPSWPLKDFSKLLWEKMIPVMVNKGDVLLFDSALIHASGENTTEKIRIAFNMCIIEKKAEHVQYFLDKKTPKDQIEKYIVDEKYWYKGNLWGRPEGYRKIVEHKKYPVRLTEEFIISNIEKYPANV
- a CDS encoding phytanoyl-CoA dioxygenase family protein, which produces MPKSHLWGNFYRSQHIPWAFRKQYMYLWEKMIPLVVNKGDVICFETSIIHASSMNKTSEDRISLAGALLPKNHSKVEYLLKDKKFIKYDIDNDCWLDGGKVSTLRNYKYTTGDYNFINPVSKNDIENLLKI
- a CDS encoding phytanoyl-CoA dioxygenase family protein, with the translated sequence MFFIKKHTIKPVQRNFTPAYFLDSATQDFFEENGYVVIKDIINEDELNEARTFFEKIKSLPSYKVDKKFESAGNFECKQTQTLIFEFIKKFMSAVAARFSNTSNCDLGDGGTFFIKPPGKDSVLHPHQDSAVIDETVGYGVFIWIPLCNITMENGPCMYCPKVICGGIFIGHSISPGHSVSNICIFGKK
- a CDS encoding phytanoyl-CoA dioxygenase family protein; this encodes MIPIHLNKGDLVLFDNSLVHASLPNFTNDTRIAMNTGIASKNFPLIHYQRINNNNKYIEKYTVDESFWLEGHYGIPDIVPERYHPAVIEKIRYSHYISKSNFIDIVGGN
- a CDS encoding radical SAM protein; the protein is MKVTFLGIGTRQLGISQLAAVVRKEGHIPSVAFSAQLFNDRFVLQFPSIAKYFDDTQDAIDKIKEINPDVIAFGALTSTYQWGLDVINAAKEFNPAVKVIFGGVHASAVPDLLIKQPNIDYVVIGEGDAALPSILKALETNNDTDPIINTIYKDRNGKIIRGKRGAFIQNLDEIPFPDNSIWDDYVRLGDKYITMATRGCPYRCSFCFNNFFAKLPEEEPGKYVRLRSVDHVIAELKYAKERYNIRIIDFEDDVFGTQKKWLVEFCEKYKKEINLPFMLLTHPKFMDDETGRLLAEAGCKKIQMGIQSMDESFKKDSLLRYEKTEDIENALKVMHKYNIKVNVDHMFGLPHEPISAQEAALNLYANNHINRIQTFWTCFLPGTQLMDEAIAEGVLNQQQIDDINEGREFYFYRNVQNVKDISLQNLYHAYEFIFKIMPILPFFIRRRIKPKHVLWIPKPLKAIVIFSLTWRLGWVAFSLISLLTSTITYFTLPGIF
- a CDS encoding class I SAM-dependent methyltransferase, giving the protein MIAQSSFHSNIFMRVKMDKYNSWNDYWNKENPEFDEVMGLTTEVFYENFRKRYPHTSADVLLDYGCGPGVLIQLLKDDCKKIIGIDASSIYVEKCKHLFQNESNVSVQQITGFHDLIELLSSEDINQVITLSVIQYFRSLDQLTEYLDIFRLSAQKKRRAVRVLIADIIPLRHRMLMDFIEILFDAVKRKYLFRYLKFIAKYLKETVINRRERKLQVDYPFFEQYASSYNLTICKINGLTNHKNRYSVEILFTP